A genomic window from Cloacibacillus evryensis DSM 19522 includes:
- a CDS encoding imidazoleglycerol-phosphate dehydratase: MIAEIIRNTKETQIELTLSDESRERSIDINCGFLSHMLDLLCHRTALGLVIKARGDVEVDSHHLAEDAGIALGQALRKIAAAAPIRRYGSALLPMDGSLARVALDFSGRGGLWWKGEFPSQKCGDFDMELVPEFFAGFAREAGLTLHIALLETDNSHHAAEAAFKGVGLALKEALAPAQTAPSTKGLWL; encoded by the coding sequence ATGATAGCGGAGATAATACGCAATACCAAGGAGACACAGATAGAACTGACGCTGAGCGATGAGAGCCGCGAACGCTCGATCGATATAAACTGCGGCTTTCTTTCGCACATGCTGGACCTGCTCTGTCACCGCACGGCCCTGGGCCTTGTAATAAAAGCCCGCGGTGATGTCGAGGTCGACAGCCACCACCTCGCGGAGGATGCCGGCATCGCTCTGGGACAGGCGCTGCGCAAGATAGCGGCCGCCGCGCCGATACGCCGCTACGGCTCCGCGCTGCTGCCGATGGACGGCTCGCTCGCGCGCGTGGCGCTTGATTTCAGCGGCAGGGGCGGCCTCTGGTGGAAGGGGGAGTTTCCCTCCCAGAAGTGCGGCGATTTCGATATGGAGCTGGTCCCCGAATTCTTCGCGGGTTTTGCGCGCGAGGCGGGGCTGACCCTCCACATCGCCCTGCTTGAGACAGACAACTCACACCACGCGGCCGAGGCGGCCTTCAAAGGCGTGGGGCTGGCGCTTAAAGAGGCGCTCGCTCCCGCGCAGACCGCTCCCAGCACGAAGGGGCTGTGGCTGTGA
- a CDS encoding ATP phosphoribosyltransferase regulatory subunit gives MNRNPKGCSNIGGAIAANMEYCRGAAMHLFSLYGYHPFSPAEFQLVEDVWSKIAPARARRLIPLMSPLGEPCVLRGDLTLTAVAYLGSHHTCSERPLRLSYADRIFSVPQPPKDNLEENQVGVELIGWEDTGADAETAVLLLRTLDLLSIERSALVLGDVSVLAGIFGGLPESRAGKLIEALQERAYTKYNMLLDGLALPEDKTLLLRRLPSLKGDVSVIGEAMGLFEDPSVLMPLKRLCDSLCKLGYAERLRVDLSFVRDLGYYSGPIYNAYSSVDGVLLGGGGRYDGLLAKEGIEGQAAGFALNLKELAAHCASPAPAPLMMLWGGSCANAEALRYADALSKKNIAFELSWTKDRKESLSTASLRGYKWWIDLGGRRVTLLPGGREISLNEFESEVLSC, from the coding sequence ATGAACAGGAATCCGAAGGGGTGCAGCAACATTGGCGGAGCGATCGCGGCCAATATGGAATATTGCAGAGGCGCGGCGATGCATCTATTTTCCCTTTACGGATACCATCCGTTCAGCCCCGCTGAGTTCCAGCTTGTGGAGGACGTCTGGAGCAAGATCGCTCCGGCGCGCGCGCGCCGCCTCATTCCCCTGATGTCGCCGCTCGGCGAGCCCTGCGTGCTGCGCGGCGACCTGACGCTTACGGCGGTCGCCTATCTGGGCAGCCACCACACATGCAGCGAGAGGCCGCTGCGCCTTTCGTATGCCGACCGTATCTTTTCCGTGCCGCAGCCGCCAAAGGATAACCTTGAGGAGAATCAGGTCGGCGTGGAGCTGATCGGCTGGGAGGATACGGGGGCCGACGCGGAGACGGCGGTGCTGCTGCTGCGCACGCTCGACCTGCTCAGCATCGAGCGGTCGGCGCTGGTGCTCGGCGACGTCTCCGTCCTCGCGGGGATATTCGGCGGCCTGCCGGAGAGCCGCGCGGGGAAACTGATAGAGGCTTTACAGGAACGGGCCTATACGAAATACAATATGCTGCTCGACGGGCTCGCGCTTCCGGAAGATAAGACGCTGCTGCTCCGGCGGCTGCCGTCGTTAAAGGGCGACGTTTCGGTGATCGGCGAAGCGATGGGATTGTTTGAAGATCCATCGGTGCTGATGCCGCTCAAGCGTCTCTGCGACAGCCTCTGCAAGCTCGGCTATGCGGAGCGGCTGCGTGTCGACCTGAGCTTCGTGCGCGACCTCGGATACTACAGCGGCCCCATATATAACGCCTATTCGTCTGTCGACGGCGTTCTGCTCGGAGGCGGCGGGCGCTACGACGGGCTGCTCGCGAAAGAGGGGATAGAGGGACAGGCCGCGGGCTTCGCCCTCAATCTTAAGGAGCTTGCCGCGCACTGCGCCTCCCCCGCCCCCGCGCCGCTGATGATGCTCTGGGGCGGCTCCTGCGCCAACGCGGAGGCGCTGCGTTACGCCGACGCGCTTTCAAAGAAAAACATCGCCTTTGAGCTGAGCTGGACGAAAGACAGGAAAGAGTCCCTCTCGACCGCCTCCCTGCGCGGCTACAAGTGGTGGATAGACTTAGGCGGCAGGCGGGTGACGCTGCTCCCCGGCGGCCGCGAGATCTCGTTGAACGAGTTTGAATCGGAGGTACTCTCATGCTGA
- the hisG gene encoding ATP phosphoribosyltransferase: MLTFALPTGRSLDSCVDILERAGLPTAKLKDAGRNLVIEETSFRYLLSKPSDVPAMVYYGAADLALAGSDVIEEAGIELTELLDTGRGRCVMAVAGPEEMAEKFGGHVSGLMGLKVATKYTRLAEKTFAEWGVQIKLLKLNGSVELAPALGLADCIFDVVQTGGTLKANGLRVIKETMPVSLRLVAGISSVQLRWGSLFGVVEAIDSAVRAA; encoded by the coding sequence ATGCTGACATTCGCACTTCCCACGGGCCGTTCGCTCGACAGCTGCGTGGATATTCTGGAGCGGGCGGGACTGCCTACCGCGAAATTAAAGGACGCTGGGCGCAACCTCGTGATAGAGGAGACCAGTTTCCGTTATCTGCTGTCAAAGCCCTCCGACGTCCCCGCGATGGTGTACTACGGCGCGGCGGATCTGGCGCTCGCCGGCAGCGACGTGATAGAGGAGGCCGGCATCGAGCTCACCGAACTTCTCGATACCGGCAGGGGCCGCTGCGTGATGGCGGTCGCCGGCCCGGAGGAGATGGCGGAAAAATTCGGCGGCCATGTCTCCGGGCTCATGGGGCTTAAGGTGGCGACGAAATACACGCGCCTTGCCGAAAAGACCTTCGCGGAATGGGGCGTTCAGATAAAGCTGCTGAAGCTGAACGGCTCGGTGGAACTCGCGCCGGCGCTGGGCCTTGCCGACTGCATCTTCGACGTCGTGCAGACGGGCGGCACGCTGAAGGCCAACGGCCTGCGCGTGATCAAGGAGACGATGCCCGTCTCGCTGCGCCTCGTCGCCGGCATCTCATCCGTACAGCTGCGGTGGGGCTCGCTCTTCGGCGTGGTGGAGGCGATAGACTCGGCGGTGAGGGCGGCCTGA
- the hisC gene encoding histidinol-phosphate transaminase — protein MQETEELFRSMARPAIWGIEPYDASTIEEPKIRLSANENNEGLPPSVLAAMRRALAGGNRYPDSRNTALREKLAACFSLRPEQIMTSNGLDGLFTMLGRAFLAPGDEVICGECTFGVYADTALIAGASVKKIPLGEGYGQIPADFAAAVGPATKMLFFCNPNNPTGTLADAASLRKMLEDIPPRVAVILDEAYFDFTGEDGSESFKLLEEFPNLIICRTFSKLFALAGLRVGWAAAHPGLLDYLYRVREPYCVTSVAEAGAIAALDEKEHLGKTCAAVAAERGKLCAALRRCGVGYIPSRTNFVLIFPRERYDGLAAAFAQKGIAVRGLSLRKERVMRISVGLPEENRQVAGAIEEIFEISQTKV, from the coding sequence ATGCAGGAGACAGAAGAACTCTTCCGTTCCATGGCCCGTCCGGCGATATGGGGGATCGAGCCATACGACGCCTCGACCATAGAAGAGCCGAAGATCCGGCTTTCGGCCAACGAAAACAACGAGGGGCTCCCGCCCTCGGTCCTTGCGGCGATGCGGAGGGCGCTCGCCGGGGGCAACCGCTATCCCGACAGCAGGAATACGGCGCTGCGTGAAAAGCTCGCCGCCTGTTTTTCTCTGAGGCCGGAGCAGATAATGACCTCCAACGGCCTCGACGGCCTCTTCACGATGCTCGGCCGCGCCTTCCTCGCCCCCGGAGACGAGGTGATCTGCGGAGAATGCACCTTCGGCGTCTACGCCGATACCGCGCTCATCGCCGGCGCTTCGGTGAAAAAAATCCCGCTCGGCGAGGGATACGGACAGATACCGGCTGATTTCGCCGCCGCCGTAGGCCCCGCGACAAAGATGCTCTTCTTCTGCAACCCCAATAATCCAACCGGCACGCTGGCTGATGCCGCCTCCCTGCGCAAGATGCTGGAAGATATACCGCCGAGGGTCGCCGTGATCCTCGACGAGGCCTACTTTGACTTCACGGGAGAGGACGGCTCGGAGTCGTTCAAACTCCTTGAAGAGTTCCCCAATCTCATTATCTGCCGCACCTTTTCAAAGCTCTTCGCCCTCGCGGGGCTGCGTGTCGGCTGGGCGGCGGCCCATCCGGGACTGCTCGACTACCTCTACCGGGTGCGCGAGCCTTACTGCGTCACCTCTGTGGCCGAAGCCGGCGCCATCGCGGCGCTTGACGAAAAAGAACATCTCGGGAAGACATGCGCGGCGGTCGCCGCGGAACGCGGCAAACTCTGCGCCGCGCTGCGCCGCTGCGGGGTGGGATACATCCCCTCGCGGACAAATTTCGTGCTGATATTTCCGCGGGAAAGATACGACGGCCTCGCCGCGGCATTCGCCCAAAAGGGTATCGCCGTGCGCGGCCTCTCGCTGCGCAAAGAACGCGTCATGCGCATCTCCGTAGGATTGCCGGAAGAAAACCGGCAGGTCGCGGGAGCCATCGAGGAAATTTTCGAAATAAGTCAAACTAAGGTATAA
- the hisH gene encoding imidazole glycerol phosphate synthase subunit HisH translates to MIAVIDYGAGNLKSVKNALDHLGAANMRASTAKEILLADAVILPGVGEFGTAMAELERRGIKEAVIEAANGGRPLLGICLGMQLLFEAGEESPGAKGLGILPGRVPRFPAEMGLKIPHMGWNSVMPLKENRLLDGLPKGSYMYFVHSFYVKAAERADVSAISEYGLIFDAAVERGNIFGCQFHPEKSGAAGLVILKNFIEIAKGE, encoded by the coding sequence ATGATCGCGGTGATAGACTACGGAGCCGGAAACCTGAAAAGCGTTAAAAACGCCCTCGACCACCTCGGTGCTGCGAACATGCGCGCCTCCACGGCGAAAGAGATATTGCTCGCCGACGCGGTGATACTGCCCGGCGTCGGCGAATTCGGCACCGCGATGGCGGAGCTTGAACGCCGCGGGATAAAAGAGGCGGTCATAGAGGCGGCGAACGGAGGCCGGCCCCTGCTGGGGATCTGCCTCGGTATGCAGCTGCTCTTTGAGGCGGGCGAGGAGAGCCCCGGGGCGAAGGGGCTCGGCATCCTGCCGGGGCGCGTGCCCCGCTTTCCCGCGGAGATGGGGCTCAAGATACCCCACATGGGCTGGAACTCCGTCATGCCACTCAAAGAAAACCGTCTGCTTGACGGGCTGCCCAAAGGTTCATACATGTACTTCGTACACTCATTCTATGTAAAAGCCGCCGAGCGCGCCGACGTGAGCGCCATTTCGGAATACGGCCTCATATTCGACGCCGCAGTCGAGCGGGGGAACATCTTTGGCTGCCAGTTCCATCCTGAAAAGAGCGGGGCGGCCGGGCTTGTGATATTGAAAAATTTTATAGAAATAGCGAAGGGAGAATAA
- a CDS encoding HisA/HisF-related TIM barrel protein yields MKIFPAVDLYEGKVVRLTQGDYSRRRVYELSPLDAAKSFRDAGCPRIHVVDLEGARTGEPKHLKELSAIASLGLFVQYGGGLRSAEAVARAVSAGAGRVMAGSLIFKDLGRASELSARFGDKIMAAVDIKNGKVVHSGWLAATEFSAAEAVDKLFAMGFSSFLVTQTERDGMMSGTDASVYGSLAARGRFIAAAGGVTDLHDIRALAAAGVDAAVVGKSLYEGGITLAEALDACSE; encoded by the coding sequence GTGAAGATATTTCCCGCGGTGGATCTATACGAAGGCAAAGTTGTCCGCCTCACGCAGGGCGACTACTCGCGCCGCCGCGTCTATGAGCTCTCGCCCCTCGACGCGGCGAAAAGCTTCCGTGACGCCGGCTGCCCGCGCATCCACGTCGTAGACCTAGAAGGGGCGCGGACGGGGGAGCCGAAACATCTGAAAGAGCTCTCCGCGATAGCCTCCCTCGGACTCTTCGTCCAGTACGGCGGCGGCCTGCGCAGCGCCGAAGCGGTGGCGCGGGCGGTATCCGCCGGCGCCGGGCGCGTGATGGCGGGAAGCCTCATATTCAAGGATTTGGGGCGCGCCTCGGAACTCAGCGCCCGCTTCGGAGACAAGATAATGGCGGCGGTAGATATAAAAAACGGCAAAGTAGTGCACTCGGGATGGCTTGCCGCCACGGAATTCAGCGCCGCCGAGGCGGTGGACAAGCTTTTCGCGATGGGCTTCTCGTCGTTTCTCGTGACCCAGACGGAGCGTGACGGAATGATGTCCGGAACGGACGCCTCCGTATACGGATCGCTCGCGGCCCGGGGCCGTTTTATCGCCGCCGCCGGCGGCGTGACGGACCTGCACGACATCCGCGCGCTCGCCGCGGCCGGCGTTGACGCGGCCGTGGTCGGAAAAAGCTTGTACGAAGGCGGCATAACGCTCGCAGAGGCCCTGGATGCCTGCTCTGAATAG
- a CDS encoding glycine/betaine/sarcosine/D-proline family reductase selenoprotein B: MTYKILHYINQFFAGVGGEETADYEPEIKKGAVGPGLQINNLFQGEAEVVATFICGDNHFATHTGQVLEKFDAVLEEYRPDIIIAGPSFYAGRYGLACGNIIKEAAKVLSIPGVAGMNVESPAVEMFRSNVFIIKTGDSARDMKNALEKMVRLAEKLLHKEPISGADENGYFHRGFRKNFRLEKCGGKRAVEMLLRKISGREFASEYIQPIPEKVEAAPHVKDMSKATVALLTTGGMVPAGNPDHIEGSAATKFGVYSMKGLDALEKGKVVSVHGGYDTSFAYENPNRIVPLDILRGLEKNGKIGKVHDFFYSTSGTGASLLNGEAFGRAIAEMLNKAGVDAAIMVSTUGSCTRCGAAITKEVERSGIPCAHITAIDPIAHTFGSNRIIHGDAIPHPLAPPDANPKAEYEARKTTVMKALHSLLEEAK; encoded by the coding sequence ATGACATATAAAATACTACATTATATAAATCAGTTCTTCGCCGGCGTCGGCGGGGAGGAGACGGCAGACTACGAGCCAGAGATTAAAAAAGGCGCAGTTGGCCCGGGACTACAGATCAATAATCTCTTTCAAGGCGAGGCGGAGGTGGTGGCCACCTTCATCTGCGGAGACAACCATTTTGCCACCCATACCGGACAAGTCTTGGAGAAGTTTGACGCCGTTCTTGAAGAATACCGGCCGGACATCATCATCGCCGGGCCCTCGTTTTATGCAGGACGCTACGGTCTTGCCTGCGGGAACATCATCAAAGAGGCGGCCAAGGTCCTAAGCATCCCCGGCGTTGCCGGCATGAACGTCGAAAGCCCCGCCGTGGAGATGTTCCGCAGCAACGTCTTCATCATAAAGACAGGCGATTCCGCGCGTGACATGAAAAACGCTTTGGAGAAAATGGTGCGTTTGGCTGAAAAGCTTCTCCACAAAGAACCGATAAGCGGCGCCGATGAAAATGGCTATTTCCATAGAGGTTTCAGAAAAAATTTCCGTTTAGAGAAATGCGGCGGCAAGCGTGCCGTAGAAATGCTTCTCCGCAAAATATCCGGCAGGGAATTCGCCTCCGAGTATATACAGCCAATCCCAGAGAAGGTAGAGGCCGCTCCTCACGTCAAAGATATGAGTAAAGCCACCGTCGCGTTGCTCACGACCGGCGGGATGGTCCCAGCGGGAAACCCCGACCACATAGAGGGCTCCGCGGCGACAAAATTTGGTGTATACTCAATGAAAGGGCTTGATGCTCTTGAAAAAGGCAAGGTCGTCTCCGTTCACGGGGGATATGATACTAGCTTTGCTTATGAAAATCCCAATAGAATCGTACCGCTTGATATTTTGAGAGGCCTGGAAAAAAATGGAAAAATCGGCAAAGTCCACGATTTTTTCTACAGCACCTCCGGCACAGGAGCTTCCCTGCTAAATGGCGAAGCTTTTGGGCGAGCAATCGCGGAAATGCTGAATAAGGCGGGAGTCGACGCTGCAATCATGGTCTCAACTTGAGGATCCTGCACACGTTGCGGAGCAGCGATCACCAAGGAAGTCGAACGTTCGGGAATCCCCTGCGCGCATATTACGGCTATCGACCCGATAGCGCACACATTTGGAAGCAACAGGATCATACACGGCGACGCCATCCCCCACCCTCTCGCACCCCCCGATGCAAACCCCAAGGCCGAATATGAGGCACGTAAAACAACTGTTATGAAAGCTCTCCATTCATTGCTTGAGGAGGCTAAATAG
- the hisIE gene encoding bifunctional phosphoribosyl-AMP cyclohydrolase/phosphoribosyl-ATP diphosphatase HisIE: MMNIDLSLIKFDEKGLVPVVVQDAVTAEVLMTAWANAEALAETARCEEMVFWSRSRGELWHKGETSGSRMCLRELRVDCDGDTLLAIVEPLGPACHTGERSCFYRSLCGEADSTEATFLGRLWRYLNVRKDDDPKESYTARLLRSGLSRVAQKVGEEGVETALACATGDRDGFRYEAADLLYHLLTACIAAGVPFDEVLRELASRHKGAKK; this comes from the coding sequence ATGATGAATATAGACCTTTCATTGATAAAATTTGACGAAAAGGGACTTGTTCCCGTAGTCGTTCAGGACGCCGTCACCGCCGAAGTGCTTATGACCGCCTGGGCGAACGCCGAGGCGCTCGCGGAGACGGCGCGGTGCGAAGAGATGGTCTTCTGGAGCCGCTCTCGCGGCGAACTTTGGCACAAGGGCGAAACGAGCGGCAGCCGGATGTGCCTGCGCGAGCTGCGTGTCGACTGCGACGGGGATACGCTGCTGGCGATCGTCGAGCCGCTGGGCCCGGCCTGCCACACGGGCGAGCGCAGTTGTTTTTACCGCAGCCTCTGCGGAGAGGCGGATTCGACGGAGGCCACCTTCCTCGGCCGTCTCTGGCGATACCTGAACGTCAGGAAGGACGACGATCCGAAAGAGAGCTACACGGCGCGGCTCCTGCGGTCCGGGCTTTCGCGCGTAGCCCAGAAGGTCGGCGAGGAGGGCGTTGAAACGGCGCTTGCCTGCGCGACCGGCGACCGCGATGGTTTTCGCTACGAGGCGGCCGATCTGCTCTACCACCTGCTTACGGCATGTATCGCGGCCGGCGTGCCCTTTGACGAAGTGCTTCGCGAGCTCGCCTCGCGCCACAAGGGGGCGAAGAAATAA
- a CDS encoding HAD family hydrolase: METNFKADALIFDIDGVLLDVARSFPEVIRQAVFGGWEKFCGGISDTPGYNAGHERVLKRHGAFNDDYDIAWTLLSMAAASGEKLLSKALPSPERLYSELEDCRAPSHEWAAARYGALVPRRDVRELCAELYGGKGYGLHLLEKPMIKMHWKELGLPAAIYSGRNDLEWELGKESLGWEDFPDELIINSDSGITKPSPEGLEILCRRLGAASPVFFGDTASDMQAQAAFGRGRFAAVGHLLPEAEFRYDTTEEAVRASVAAGLLTDAR; encoded by the coding sequence ATGGAGACAAATTTTAAAGCGGACGCCCTGATATTTGATATCGACGGAGTGCTGCTCGACGTGGCCCGGTCGTTTCCAGAGGTGATACGGCAGGCGGTCTTCGGCGGCTGGGAGAAATTCTGCGGCGGCATATCCGACACGCCCGGCTACAACGCGGGACATGAACGCGTATTGAAGCGTCACGGCGCTTTCAACGACGACTATGACATCGCCTGGACGCTACTTTCAATGGCCGCGGCGAGCGGCGAGAAACTTCTCTCAAAGGCGCTTCCCTCCCCCGAAAGGCTCTATTCGGAATTGGAGGACTGCCGCGCGCCGTCCCACGAATGGGCGGCGGCGCGATACGGCGCCCTCGTCCCGCGCCGCGATGTGCGGGAACTATGCGCCGAACTCTACGGCGGCAAAGGATACGGCCTGCATCTGCTCGAAAAGCCGATGATAAAGATGCACTGGAAGGAGCTGGGGCTGCCCGCAGCGATATATTCTGGGCGCAACGATCTCGAATGGGAGCTGGGCAAGGAGAGTCTCGGGTGGGAAGATTTTCCCGACGAGCTGATAATAAATTCCGACAGCGGCATCACCAAACCGTCGCCGGAGGGACTTGAGATACTTTGCCGCCGCCTCGGCGCCGCTTCGCCGGTATTCTTCGGAGACACGGCGAGCGACATGCAGGCGCAGGCGGCCTTCGGCAGGGGACGCTTCGCGGCGGTAGGTCACTTGCTGCCGGAGGCCGAGTTCCGCTATGACACTACGGAGGAGGCCGTGCGCGCGTCTGTCGCGGCGGGCCTCCTCACAGACGCCCGGTAA
- a CDS encoding proline racemase family protein: MKIGKLVAVVDSHTCGEPTRIVIGGAPVLKGHSMADKWNDFRENHNDFRRFIMMEPRGHANMFGAVMVLPTVEEADTGVVFCDTGGSVSMCGHGSIGLASAMVNLKMVPVKEPVTEVVLDTPAGLVTISVDVKDGEAVGATLRNVPAFVYAAGRSLYIPSLARKVKVDICFGGSFFAIIEAEDLGFEVVPSEAEAMSRLGMEILEEANRQIKVQHPLIPQNNKILLVEFGAHREGENAKNCVVFGASNVDRSPCGTGTSAKMALLAAQEKLKVNEIFKHESIIGTVFNSHYTEKTKVGGFDAIIPYVNGEANITGFSWLIEQSRDQLLPGFLLN, translated from the coding sequence ATGAAGATAGGAAAGCTGGTGGCCGTTGTTGATTCCCATACTTGCGGCGAACCGACACGTATTGTGATCGGCGGTGCTCCGGTGCTCAAAGGGCACAGCATGGCGGATAAGTGGAACGATTTCCGAGAAAACCACAACGACTTCCGGCGTTTTATCATGATGGAGCCCCGTGGCCACGCTAATATGTTTGGGGCGGTTATGGTGCTCCCTACAGTGGAGGAGGCTGATACAGGGGTTGTGTTTTGCGATACAGGGGGGAGTGTGTCAATGTGCGGGCATGGTTCCATTGGCCTAGCTTCCGCAATGGTAAATTTGAAGATGGTGCCAGTAAAGGAACCTGTTACGGAGGTTGTTCTCGATACGCCCGCCGGCTTGGTAACGATATCTGTGGACGTCAAAGATGGAGAGGCTGTCGGGGCCACCCTGCGCAATGTCCCCGCCTTTGTTTATGCTGCCGGCCGCTCTCTTTATATACCGTCGCTTGCTCGAAAGGTTAAGGTTGATATCTGCTTTGGCGGCAGTTTCTTCGCTATTATTGAGGCGGAAGATTTAGGTTTCGAGGTAGTTCCGTCCGAAGCAGAGGCTATGAGCAGACTGGGGATGGAGATACTTGAAGAGGCGAACAGACAAATTAAAGTTCAGCACCCGTTGATTCCGCAAAATAATAAGATCTTGTTGGTGGAATTTGGCGCTCATAGAGAAGGTGAAAATGCAAAGAACTGCGTAGTATTTGGCGCGTCAAATGTGGACCGTTCCCCGTGCGGAACCGGAACGTCTGCAAAGATGGCTCTCTTAGCGGCACAGGAAAAGCTTAAAGTCAATGAAATTTTTAAACACGAAAGCATAATAGGCACGGTTTTTAATAGCCATTACACCGAGAAGACCAAGGTTGGCGGGTTTGACGCCATTATCCCCTATGTGAATGGCGAGGCCAATATCACCGGATTTAGCTGGCTTATAGAACAAAGTCGAGACCAGCTGCTGCCGGGATTTTTGTTGAACTGA
- a CDS encoding glycine/sarcosine/betaine reductase component B subunit: MRLDFKTLNIKGLEWGKKTTVINNVLYINPIEAVVACGTHPYIENITLHIARPGESIRIMPVKDVIEPRCKTGEEGAMFPGFVGELKQAGIGGTLALKGTAVVVTESNDTNAVCRTGGFIDMTGPAAEYCPFSVLYNVVMNIRVNEEAQENDTRVVDDACKLAGLRLAVYLAEHCRDIKPDEATVFETPETDPSLPGVVYVMQMLAQNPLIKDFYIYGQLAGATMIPTILHPNEILDGALVSFVGSHNTVCSDKQYMYEIQNAPVIEEFYRLHGKDVRFLGVIAHNEVLTLPGKIRNSLFTTKLAKMLGADGAVLVTEGHGNPDEDIMLNVKNLENAGIKTVIVSDELGGRDGKSPGLADWVKECDAMVSVGNTHELLAIPQKMDTFIGNEASSEILHVSIDHQPEEPDYFYTEMIHVTGSCAQAGLCSLSAKWM; the protein is encoded by the coding sequence TTGAGACTTGATTTTAAGACCCTCAATATTAAGGGACTCGAGTGGGGCAAAAAAACGACGGTAATCAACAACGTCTTGTACATTAACCCCATAGAGGCTGTCGTAGCCTGCGGGACTCACCCCTATATTGAGAATATTACCCTTCACATCGCGCGTCCTGGCGAAAGCATCCGCATCATGCCAGTGAAAGATGTGATCGAACCCCGGTGTAAGACCGGCGAAGAGGGAGCTATGTTCCCCGGATTTGTCGGAGAACTTAAGCAAGCTGGTATTGGCGGAACGCTGGCTCTTAAAGGTACGGCTGTTGTTGTAACGGAAAGCAACGACACCAACGCTGTTTGCCGTACCGGCGGGTTTATTGATATGACCGGTCCAGCCGCCGAATACTGCCCTTTCTCCGTTTTGTATAACGTCGTGATGAACATACGGGTAAACGAGGAAGCGCAAGAAAACGACACACGGGTTGTAGATGACGCCTGTAAACTAGCCGGCCTCCGCCTCGCCGTCTATCTCGCCGAACATTGTAGAGACATTAAGCCCGATGAGGCAACAGTTTTCGAGACACCAGAAACGGATCCGTCACTGCCAGGCGTAGTATATGTGATGCAGATGCTGGCGCAGAACCCGCTTATAAAAGACTTCTATATTTATGGACAACTTGCTGGGGCAACCATGATACCGACGATACTTCACCCCAACGAGATTTTAGACGGCGCGCTTGTCTCTTTTGTTGGATCGCACAATACTGTATGTTCGGATAAACAGTATATGTACGAAATACAAAACGCGCCAGTGATCGAAGAATTCTACAGGCTTCACGGCAAAGACGTGCGTTTTCTCGGCGTTATCGCGCATAACGAAGTCCTGACGTTGCCCGGCAAAATCCGCAACTCTCTTTTTACGACAAAACTCGCGAAGATGCTTGGAGCCGACGGAGCGGTACTTGTCACGGAAGGACATGGAAACCCCGATGAGGACATCATGCTGAACGTGAAAAACCTTGAGAATGCCGGGATCAAAACGGTCATCGTTTCCGATGAGCTCGGAGGCAGGGACGGCAAGAGCCCAGGGTTGGCAGATTGGGTCAAAGAGTGTGACGCAATGGTAAGTGTGGGAAACACCCATGAATTATTGGCTATCCCACAAAAAATGGATACCTTCATCGGCAACGAAGCTAGCTCGGAGATACTTCATGTGTCGATAGACCATCAGCCAGAAGAGCCCGATTACTTCTATACGGAGATGATTCACGTTACCGGTTCGTGCGCTCAGGCCGGGCTTTGCAGTCTCTCAGCCAAATGGATGTAA